Below is a window of Halomicrobium mukohataei DSM 12286 DNA.
CCCTCTCAGTGGCCTACTTCTTCATGTTTATCCTCTTTCTTATTAATATTCACAGGAATTGGGAAAGGAGATATATGTATTTGTCTATGATATTAATATTCCCACTAGTTTTATCACATCCGTTCACAAGAGTTTATAGTGCAATAGCAGCGCTTTCGTTCTCAGCAGGAGTAGTGTTGAGTCTTAAGAGAACAAAAATTGAGACCCGCTCAAAAGCTATTGTTGGTATTATCGACCCATACAGATTGGTATTCCTTACTTTACTTATACTATCTCTTTCCCACATCATATTAGTCTCCTTTAGATCATCAAATGCATTATTTGTTGTTCTACAGTCCTTAACCCAGTTTGGAGAACCTGTCGTAAACGCCCAGGCGAATGCACAAGAATTTCAACACTCAATATTATCGTGGCCATCGGTAAGAGATTACCTGTTTGTATATTTTCAGCTTCTCCTTATCGGGATGGTTTACATTATATGTGTGCTGGGTACTAGAGTATACAATAACACAATGAAAAATTCAGTTGTTATCTTGATAACCTCGATGCTATTATTAAATATACCAATATATATATTTGATGTAGTTAATATATTCAGATTCACTGTGTTCTTTTGGCCAATTGCAATTATAGTGTCGGCACCGATTGTCTCAAAAAATCTTGGAAGAAAGCTATTAGCACTACTCATTGTGGTATTAGTTGTATCAAATATTGCAGGCATCTACCCACATATGTATGATAATAGTCTTCCTTCCCCATCATCAAATGTAGAATCGCCCCCTAATTATGATCGGTTCACTAAAGATCATGAGCGGGCCGTTACTAAGTTCACAGTATTCAAAGGAAAGATATTAGCTAATGACTACTATAAAATGTTACTTCTAACAGGTCCGGGTGAAGTATACTCGCATCCAAAGTCGTATTCAAACCTGAGTTCATTAGATAATTATGACTGGTTTTTAGTTGGTTCAAAAGATTCTGAATACATATATATGAGGTCAGTAGATCAACAGTACAATGTTACTAATCATGATCGCTCAAATTATCAGAGTGCCACACACATGCTTAAGGTGTACGAGAATGGTAATTCCACTGCTTTCAAAATACCATCCTAATGCTATTTCGTATTATTGACCCCACAACGACACATGAATATTAATTTGAGAGTATCTCGGTCAGGTTTTCGAGTTAGCTCCAACGTAATTAAACGCTCTGAGATACTGTGCCAATTTACCTTTAGGGATACCTCGGTGAGGCGGGCGGTTACTGGAGTAGTCGAGGGTGACTCCATGAGAAGCCCGCTGAAAAGCCGAGAGCGTGAAGTTTATCATGGAGTCCCAAAGGTCGATCTATTACATACATCTCCGAGTACAGGAGGGTGACGGACTCCGGATGCGAAGGAACAGAGATCTGGGAGCGCGATCCGACCGACCGAGGTCAGTCGAAGCCGAAAGCCCACAGCGATGTCGTTCCGCTTTACGCATTCAGGACTCCAGAAGATACCATGACCACAACCACGGATCACTACCTTGGTATTGACCTCCATAAAAGGGAAGCTCAGGTCGCTGTACTTGACGATGAAGGCGAAGAGGTCCACGTCGCCAACGTGGACCTCTTTGAGATCTCACAGAAGCATTCGTCTTTAGCTAAGACTCACACCTCAGTTGAGTAACGGTAGAGAGCGTCTCTTGTAAGATCGGTCGTTGCTGGTGGATCTTTTGTGCGTCATCAATCAGCCGTTCCAGCAACGGCGGTGGCGAGTAGCCGAGGTACTCGCCGAATTCGTGGAGGATGAGCTGGGCGTGCAACCGAAAGGTCGCCTCCCAGCGTTCCGGCGAAAATACGATCTCATCGTCGGCCTGCTCGGTGACTAGATCTAACAGATCACGGCTCACTAGCAGCGACAGCAACGCCGCATACAGCAGAATTTCCACGACAGCAGGGTTGCTCGTGTCGAATTCGTCCAGCTCGTACTGTGTCTTCAGCTCACGAAACAACGTTTCTACCTCCCAGCGGCACCGATACAGCGTTGCTAAATCTGCCGGAAGGAACTCCTCTCTCGACAGGTTTGTAATGTATAGATGGTAGTCGTCAGCGTCCTCATCGCGGACGACAACGACGTGGAATCGTTTCGTGTCTAGCGAGCGTGTTCCCTCGTACTGTCCTCGCTTGAACTCCGCCTCCACCTCAACGTCAATGTACTGCCGCGAGAGATCAGTGACCACATCGTGGATCTGCTTGCCCTCTAAGGGAATGGCGCGCCCGCGCCATTCCCGTAATTCCGCCGTTATCACCGGATTTGCGTTCTGCTTCAGCCGACTCACGAAGTAGCCGTCGTTCTCGTCGATCAGCGCAAAACGGCGGTACTTGAAGTACGCGCGATCGAACAGAACCAGCCGTCCTTGCAGCCATGACCCCGTCTTGAACAGCGTACTGTCGTGCGTTTTCTCGTCAGTCACGTCGCTCCGTTCAATTGTCTGGTCGGTGGCGTTGTGGAGCAGGTGGAGCCGTGCTCCAGCCTGCTCCTCGTGGCGGCCTTCGTACGCCTCAGAGAGGAACTCGTGCAACCGCAACACGGTTCCATCAGCAATCATCACATCCCTAAATCGGTCGATATCAGCGTCAACAGCGTTGGGTACAGCGACCTCGTCGAGACCACGCTCGACGAGGTCGCGCAAATATGCTGCGAGTGTCGGCGTTAACCGCTGATAGAAGCCACCAGGGGAGAGTGTCTCGTCACCCGTCGAGTTGTAGCTCCGTCTGAATCCAGCGAGTGTTCGGTTCTCACCTGTGGCGAAGTCGAACACGAGCGCCCAGACGAGGATAAGAATCTGAAGATCACGATCACGTTCGACCACGCCGAGTTCCTCGGCGTGCTCTTCGAGGAACTCGGAGGGAAACAGTGTAGTAAGCCGACGCATGATTCTCGATGAGGAGGCGTCTTGGTACACACTTGCCGCCTCCTCATTCCTTCCAAAAACAATCCTCGATAAGCCGCTGCTGTCACGCGATTCCTCGACTAACTAAAGACGGATAACAGTAATTCTAGACTATCATCATGCGGCTCGGCCGCTTTCACACGTACTGGTGGGCAGTCCATCTATGCGAGACAGTGGTTATGATGATTCAGACACCATTATAACCATCAACGGGGCAATCAAGCATTTGACGGACGAACGCCGCCAAGGTGATTCAAAGTTGGATACCGCCTCACAGATTGGTTGATTAAATCATCATCAAATCCGAGATTCTGAGATTCACTTCACTTCAGAACCTTCATTTTTTGAAATAACATATCCTGCGGGAGTCGATTCGTATCTCAGTTCAAGCACCTTTCTGCTAATCTTGGTCCCAAATTCGGGAAAGTAGGGGCTTGTGTCAAGTACGATACTCTCACAGTGCAATGCTTGGAGATACCCGAGCAGATATTCAGAATCATAAATTATATTGAATTTTGCATCATCTACTTTTTTCAAATCTATTGAGGGATGAAAATGAAGTCGTGAGATAATGGGGCGATCCCCGTGACTGGAGACCTCATCAGTGACCAGCCACCACTTCCCATTTGTCTGAATTCGTCTTTTATGTGTGTATAACGGTTTGAGAAATCCTTCTACCTCATACTTCCCCTCAAATTGCTTAAATGATTCGTTGCGAGACATGGTAGTTTCAGGTGCCGTCCGGCGACCCATAAGATATTGTCCACCGATTTTGATCGGATTGCAATCACCGACTTGAACTGAATTATGTGCTTTAATACTCCTCGCATACTGACGGTGAACATCATCTGCATACTGGTAGACCCCCGTATCGGTGAGTACACGGTTACCATCAAGCCACAGCAGAATGCTGAGGAGATCAATGTGAGAATGGCCAGGCAAATGGGGAGGGCCAACACATCCACCATCAACAAGCATACGATCAGCACCGCTTCCTAGCCAATAGTACCCTGAAGCTCCAAACTGGTCTGGATTGTTGTCCGCCGTAATGTCTATTTTGTCAGCATACAGTAAAATCTCTGAAATCGAAAGTACTTGATAAAACTGAGAATCATTTAATAGGGGAATCTGTCCATCTGGTGGAGTTAGGTATGTTAAAAACTCTGTCGCCTTCTCAGCACTATGTTGAATGGTCTGTGGGATGGAGTAACCATACTTGGATAAAAGTCCAATGGAAGTTAACATCCTCCTAAGAGACATAATATGATACATCGGGCTCTTTTCAAAATGACTGCCATCCCCGAGAAACTGGTTTATAGCCGTTCGCTCAAATAATTCCGTTCCGCTTCGGATCCATTCATCGGCCTGCTGAAAGATCAATCCAGCCATAAGCAAGGCCAGAGCGTTCTCAATTAGATGGTTCCCACCGACATCGGTTTCTATATGATTCTGCAGAAATAGTGCATTCTTGTACAAGTATTCTAATACTAATTGCCTAGAAGCAATCATTCCTTCACTTTCGAGCCAGGCAGAGTACCGAGAAAGAGTCATGACTCGAAGCGAGACTGCATGTGGAATCCAGTCGCGCCGAAGATATTCAGGGGTGCCAATCTGTGCCGTTGACGCCATCGTTCGGACCCATGGGTCAAGAACCTCCCGGACAACTCGTTCCCGGTCTATAGACTCCTCGGGGCTGAAGAGAAACCATTTGAGCGGTTCGAGCGATTGGTATTTGAGCCACCAGAGCAAGGGTATTCCCTCCAGTTGATCATCGTCCCAATCGATCGTCCGGTCAGCGTCAAGGGAAACTTCATGACCAATAAACGAGAGTTGTCCATTTTCAAAATGGTTTAACCGCTCTTGATAACGTTGTTTGGTCTCCGGTTCTAGACTGTCTCTGAGACGTCTTGTGTTCTCATTAATGGGACCAGCCGTCAGTTTGAGTTTATTGGGTACCTGTGCGTCATAGCGTGCGTCAAAGTCAATAGGGAGCCTTGGAAGGAGCGCGTGACGGACTTTTCGCTCAAGAATGCCCAGAACCTGCTCCCGCTGCAGTCGTCCAGCTGTGAATACTCCAAGGGCAAGTCGCTCACCCACGCTTTGAGAACGCTCGGAATAGAAATCGTTCACGGTGCTTCCTCTGTACGTGCTTGCGCCGTGGATATTTCGCCTGAGGGGGAATTTACTCTGTGCGCAAGTTGCACAAATTCATGTGCGAGGGCTTGCCGTTCATAGTTTGCCACAACAAATGTTCGTCCCCGTTCTGCAAGTTGCTTCCGGTGTTCTTTGTTACTGAGAAGTGCGTCAATTTCTCTGGCGACCGTCCGTGGCGATCCGGAGGGAACAACGCCAGCCCCAGATTCTGAAACGATCTCCTCTATTGTCCCCTGTCCGAGAGCCAGCACAGGAAGTTCACAGGCCCAATACTCGTACAGTTTTGTCGGGACTGCATACTCCAGTGAATCTTGTTCTTTGAGGGGAGCAACGCCGATGGCTGCTGTACCGAGTAACTGGGGAATTTGCTCACGCGGGACCAAGCCCATGAAATCAACTTGATCAGAGACACCGATTTTCTCCGCGAGTTCAACTAGTTCTGGTCGAAGATCGCCATCACCGACGATCCGAAACCTTACATCTGATTCCGTGTAATGAAGCGCTCGAATACAAGTTTCGAGATCCTGCCCATAGCCGAGATTCCCAGTGTATATTAGCTCCACCTCATTTGAGGACGGTTCTGGTGTGAAAACAGAGGTGTCAACACCGTTTGGAATAACGCTAATTTCCGTTTCAAAATCATAGCGCTCACGGAGCTGTGTGGTGGTCCCATGGGTTGTCACAGTGATCAAATCCGCCTGGCGAAGTGTTGCTGCTTGGTACCGCCGACTACTCTTCGTAATAATTCCGTCTTCAGAGATGAAGCCCAGATCGGACGAGACATCAATCCAGAGATCGCGGATGTCGAGAATCCAGTTAAGAGATCCCAGCATGCTGAACGGGAGAGCTACCATTCCCGTGAAAATTGGTGGCGACGTTGTAATGATGACATCATATTTTTGTCGGCGTTGAAACAGCCAGAACAGCGCGTGGGCGACGAAGGTAAAATAGTAGAGTAAGCGATCGACAAACGACGGGTCGACAGTACGAAGCTGCCACGCCCACAGACGAACGATCTCACAGCCGTTTCGAACCTCCGTTGTCTCCCAATCCCAGGACCAGTCGAAGTCACTGGCGGGATAACATGAAGGGGGTGCGATCACCGTTACCTCACACTCCTCAGCCATGTGGCTAGTCAGGTCTCCCATTCGAGATGCGTTGCCTCCCTTCTCAGGTGGGAACTTTTGGCTCACAACAAGTACATTTAATGAAGAACTACTCATTGAATTCTAAATACGAATAACGGTGAATCCCGCATCTTCCCATGTCGATTGTTCTAAAATCGCCTTCGTGTCAACGACTAACTTGGAGCCCATTCGAGATTTGAGTTTCGGTGGATCAATCTCTGTATATTCCTCGTGGTCGGTAGCAATGATGACCGCATCTGCATCGTCTGTGGCATCTGCTAGTGAGTCCAGATCCAATGTCTGATCCTGCACATGCGGATCATGAAGTTTGATCTGAATACCCGCTTCCTGCCCGCCGTCCGCGGAGATCGGAGTAGCCGTATCGCTAGGGAGCGACTGAAGTTGTCGCGCGATTTCGAGGCCAGGGCTATTCCGGATATCATCGACATTACCCTTGTATGCGACCCCGAGAATAGCAATCTGTTTGCCGGCCAACGTCCCAAGTGTCGATCCAACAAGGTCAACGATGTAGTCCACCATCCCGTCGTTAATCTCGCGGGCCGTCGAGATCAGATCCAGATTGTCTGAATTTTGTCCAAGGAACCAGGGATCAATCGGCAAACAGTGCCCACCAACTCCCGGGCCAGGCTGGTGAATCTCAACTCTGGGATGTTGGTTCGCCAGATGGATCGCCTCTCGAGAATCAATATCGTAGTCCCGCGCCAACTGGGCCAGTTCATTGGCTAGGGCAATATTGGTATCGCGGTAGGTGTTCTGGATGAGCTTGACAAACTCAGCGGTCGTTGCATTTGCCGTCGTGTGGATGTCCCCCTCGACAAACGACTCATATAGGCGGACTGCAGCCTCAGTCGAGACGCCGTTGACACCACCGATTATGCGATCATTCTCTCGTAATTCCGTGATGATATTACCCGGCAGCACGGTTTCTGGGCAGTGAATTAATGCAAAGTCGTTGCCGGCCGCTAGACCGGATTCCTCAAGTACTGGTTGTAACGTGTTGACAGTTGTTCCCGGAGGCACTGTTGACTCTAGGATTACAGAATCACCTGGGCGAAGATGAGGTGTGATAGCCTCGCCCGCGGCTTCGATATAGCTTATATCAGCGACTTTCGCTTCCTCATCGAATGGAGTGGGCACCGCAATAATGTGATACTTGGCTGGCCCTACTTCATCAGACACCTCCAGATTCCCTGACTCCAAAGCCTCTGTAACAAAGGCCTGCAGGCCTGGCTCGTCAAACGTGATTTGGCCTGCTTGGAGATCATTTACCAGCTCTTCGTCAACATCATACCCAATAACAGTGTGCCCGTAGTTTGCTAACATCGCCGCAGTTGGAAGACCAATATACCCCAACCCATGTACGCATACAGAACTCATGACTGTATCCCTCGTCCCACTGGACTTAAAATTTCAAGAATATGGTCAGCCGCCTGCCCGTCACCAAAGGGATTATCCCAAGTGGACTCCTTCTCTAGCATCTCTCTCGTGGACGTGAGTATCCGTTGTGGATCGACGCCAGCCAGTTGATTGGCCCCAAATTCGACTGTTTCAGGCCGTTCAGTGTTCTCTCGCAGGGTAACACACGGGACCCCGAGGATACAAGTCTCCTCCTGAACACCACCTGAATCAGTGAGTACTATTTTTGCTGATTTTTGTAATCGGATGAAATCGAGGTAATCTTGTGGTTCAACGAGGCGGACAGCACTCGGAGTTTCGAAATCAAATACATCCAAGCGCTCTTTGGCCCGCGGATGGATCGGATAGATCATCTCAAGGTCAAATACCTCGCCTACGCGCTGGACACCCTCTAGCAGCCCGGCAAAGCGGTCTCGTTCGTCCACGTTCTCTGCTCGGTGGGCTGTCACAAGCCCGAAGTTCTTCTCAGCTATATCAAGTTCTTCAAGAATAGTACTCTTCGTGGCGGCCAATTCTTGATTCTGCTGGACCGCATCGACGACCGTGTTGCCTGTGACATGGATCCGGTCGTCAGCGATTCCTTCCTCACGGAGATGGTCGCGGGAGGTCTCCGTGGGAGCAAACAGGTAGTCTGCGGCGTGGTCGGCTAGCACGCGGTTCGTCTCTTCGGGCATTTCCCGGTCGAAACTGCGCAGCCCGGCCTCCACGTGACCGAGTTGCATCTCCAATTTACTCGCGGCCATTGCCCCCGCAAGCACGGAGTTTGTGTCACCTTGGACAAGCACGACTTCAGGCGTTTCCTCGAGCAAAATCTCCTCAAGGCCCGCCAGCATCTCGGCCGTTTGTTGGCCGTGTGTGTTCGACCCCACACCAAGCTGATAATCCGGCGCTGGCAACTCCAGTTGGTCGAAAAACACCGTGTCGAGTGAGTCGGAGTAGTGTTGTCCGGTATGGATGACTGAATAGGATAGTTTCTGGTGCTCACAGGCTCGGATTACCGGTGCGAGCTTAATGATTTCTGGGCGCGTTCCAAGAACGATAACAATATGTGGCTGTTGTTCTGTCATGCTTGGAATCTCTATGATATTGCAAGTGCTTCGATTCGATGCCTATCCATGTTTGTCCGCCACACGTTGTGATGGCGCTGGATTGTCACCTTATGTCTCCTCCAACCGGTGTACCACTTGTGTATTCAGCGCGTGCAGAATAATACCCGTAAAGCAGGCGAACACGCCACCGAGCATGAACACCGACGACACCAGTGCGAGCCCAACCGGGAACGTCCCCGAGTTCAGGAAGTTCGACAACGTCCAGTAGGAAAATCCGATACCCGTCAGCGCACTCGCAAAACCCGGAACCCCAAGCACTGTCATCGGGCGCTTGCGCTCAATTGTAAACAGGATGTTCTTGACGAGCGTCAGCCCGTGATCGAGGGGATTGTGACTGCTGGCATCCTCTACCTCGTAGGTGATGGTCGTCCCCACTTCCTCGATGTCGAAGTCGTTGTGCTGAGCGTGATACAGAATATCCGTGCTTGCACTCATGCGGTCGCCGATCTCGTCACTGACAGCAAGCGATTCAATCGCCGTCCGATCGTACGCCCGGAACCCACTCTGGGTATCTCGGACACGCGAACGAGGTCGAATTACGCCCATGCTCAAGTTCGTCAATGCATTTACCACACCGAGCCCGAGCCGGCGGTATAGCGGTGCGTCGGTATCGCCGTCGCCGGTGAATCGACTACCGATAGCCAGTTCTGCTCCACTCTCCTGCTGGGCTTCGATCAGTTGGGGGATATCAGCTGGATCGTGCTGGCCGTCGGCGTCGATAATCACCAAGTGGTCGGCCTTGCGAACGTCGGCTTCTTCGAATGCAGTCTGAAGCGCCGCCCCGTAGCCCTGATTCTGCGCATGTTCGACGACCGTGGCACCGGCCGACTCCGCCCGAACAGCCGTCTCGTCATCACTACCGTCGTCAATAACGAGCACCTCGTCAGCGACCGCTTGGCAGTCTCCGACGACATCACCGATTGTACCGGCCTCATTGTATGCGGGAATGGCAACGAGGCACTCGGGTGTGGTGGCCTCCCCAGTATCAACATGCCCGTCCTGACGCAGCTCACCGTCCCCGACGTGATTCGAGGACATAATATCGCGATTGACGAACACGTGTTCGTATCCGTCCTCATGAGCAGCAGCTACCAGCTGCTGGCGTAACAGCTCAGGATCGGTCTCGTCGCTTTCCGGGTCAACCACCGTCGCCCCGAGTCCATCAGCGAACTCCAAGACTTCCTCATCACACGCACTCGTGTAGGTAAGGAAGACGGCATGGCCCTGGTTTTGCGCCCACAGCGTTCCCCAGGCGAGCACCTCGGTATTGTCCGGTCGTGCGACCAGCCCGATAGCCGTGTTCGTCGTGTTCTGTTCGACCCGGTCGCGAACAACCGCTGCAGGATCTATCTGTGACACCCCCGTACTGACATCCTGTAACGAGTCGTCGAGCTGTTTCATATCATACACCACCACAGTGCGACAACACGGGCAGTTTCTCCATCGCCGGCCGCAGGGTTGGCCTGTGCAATCCCACACGGACCGCTGGACAGATCAGCCGGTGCCAGCGGCACCGGGCAGTTCCTGCTCCGTTTGTTACCTGCATAGAGGACAGCATGTTGTCGTTGGATATTGGTAAAGTAACTGACTTCGATATTAGTTCTTATGGTCTCACAACATATTGCGTCGGTGAATTCCTTCGCGGTGTAGTACGACACGAGCTGGAGCTGGACGTTCGCGAGCACCGCGGCCGCTTCGGGGCGGCTCTCGGGAAACTCCAGCACCTTGTCGGCGTATCGCTCTACGTCGCTTCGCCCGTCCGTGACGGCGATGACGGGCGCGTCGCGAGCTTCCACTTCTTTGACGTTGCCGACGGTCTTGCGAGCCTGCTCGCCGTCGCCGACGACGGCCGCAAACACGGGCGTGTCCTCGGTGGCCAGCGCCAGCGGGCCGTGTTTCAGTTCGCCGGTGGCGAAGCCCTCGGCGTGTTTGTACGTAATCTCTTTCATCTTCAGTGTACCATCCAGCCCTCCCTGTCGAGGCGGGCAAATTCGCCGTCGGCCAGATAGACCTTCTTGTCCGTGTAATCGCGGAAGGCGGACACGGCGCTGGCGAGATACGTCGCGTCGTCGTCCAGCCCCAGCACGAGCGGCGAGTCGTTTCGTGCAACGAAGACGGCATCTGTGCCGGCGACGGCATAACTCCCTTCGAGTCGGTCGACGGCGGTTCGCAGCGCGGCCTCTGGCTCGGCTCCGTCGGCCGCCTCATGGCCACCGAGAGCGACGCCAGCCGAGTCGTAGCCCGGGTACTGCAGTTTCGAGAGCCCATAGACCAGCACGTCCAGTGTCTCGTCGCCGCGGCCGACACAGCTGATGATGATGATGTCACACATTATCGGACTACCTCCATCTCTCCTCGATCTGTCTGAAGGCGTGGACGCCCGCGTGCAGCGTCGCATCGGCGTCGACACGGGTGTCCACATCGAGTACGGTGTTCTGGACGGTCGCGTTCGCGCCGACGGTGACGAGCACAGAGGATGACACGCTGGAGAACCATCGTTTCGTCCAGCGCTAGCCGTCGTTCCCGCGACCTCGCCCACGCTGAACCTGAGCTTTCGGGAACGAATATGCCTCACCGGCCACCTGGAGATTGCGGTAGTAGGCGTCGAGCACCGAGGGGCCGTCGTAGGGGTCGCCGCGGCCGACGCCGACGGTGAGGACCTCGGCGTCGCCGTAGGCAGAGAGCGGCGTCGTACCGAGATCTTCGAACTGCCGACTCGCGACCGACAGTTCCTGCCAGGCGGGCTCGGCGTCGTCGTCAAGTTCCGCGCCCACGTCGCGGGTGTGCCACTGGTCGGTGGCGCGATCCTGTTCGAACTCCCTGATAATCGCCGTCAGTCGGCCGGCGAGGGCGTCGTCGACGAGGGCGGTCTCGCGATCCGTCGCAGTGGGCTGGCGCAGGATGAGCCAGGCTTCGTCCGGGCCGACGCCAACGGTCTCCTGGTCGGTGCCGACGGCGGAGACGTTCTCCTCGGTGACGAGCCACTCGTAAGAGAAGCCAGCCCCACCGCCATACGTGGCGAGATCACGAACCGTGAGTTCACGATTCGTGAGCCCGAGCATCGAGAACCCGTAGTCGAAGGTCACGTGATCGTCACCGTCGTCGTCCTCGTTCCCGCCGTTACCCTGTCCGCCACTGCCGCGGCCCTGTCCCTCGCCACCGCGGCCCGACTCCGCGGGCAGGGACGTGATGTGCAGGACCTCCCGGTCAGGCGACTGTCCCTGGCCGGGACGAGTCGGATCCGGTGCGCTCTCGACGCTCACCGCGTCACTGAGGCCGAGAATCCGACTGTCTTCGGTAAAGTCGGCCGCCGCGTGGACGCCGTTCGTCTGTGACAACAGTACGTCCATCTCCG
It encodes the following:
- a CDS encoding IS4 family transposase, whose protein sequence is MRRLTTLFPSEFLEEHAEELGVVERDRDLQILILVWALVFDFATGENRTLAGFRRSYNSTGDETLSPGGFYQRLTPTLAAYLRDLVERGLDEVAVPNAVDADIDRFRDVMIADGTVLRLHEFLSEAYEGRHEEQAGARLHLLHNATDQTIERSDVTDEKTHDSTLFKTGSWLQGRLVLFDRAYFKYRRFALIDENDGYFVSRLKQNANPVITAELREWRGRAIPLEGKQIHDVVTDLSRQYIDVEVEAEFKRGQYEGTRSLDTKRFHVVVVRDEDADDYHLYITNLSREEFLPADLATLYRCRWEVETLFRELKTQYELDEFDTSNPAVVEILLYAALLSLLVSRDLLDLVTEQADDEIVFSPERWEATFRLHAQLILHEFGEYLGYSPPPLLERLIDDAQKIHQQRPILQETLSTVTQLRCES
- a CDS encoding nucleotide sugar dehydrogenase yields the protein MSSVCVHGLGYIGLPTAAMLANYGHTVIGYDVDEELVNDLQAGQITFDEPGLQAFVTEALESGNLEVSDEVGPAKYHIIAVPTPFDEEAKVADISYIEAAGEAITPHLRPGDSVILESTVPPGTTVNTLQPVLEESGLAAGNDFALIHCPETVLPGNIITELRENDRIIGGVNGVSTEAAVRLYESFVEGDIHTTANATTAEFVKLIQNTYRDTNIALANELAQLARDYDIDSREAIHLANQHPRVEIHQPGPGVGGHCLPIDPWFLGQNSDNLDLISTAREINDGMVDYIVDLVGSTLGTLAGKQIAILGVAYKGNVDDIRNSPGLEIARQLQSLPSDTATPISADGGQEAGIQIKLHDPHVQDQTLDLDSLADATDDADAVIIATDHEEYTEIDPPKLKSRMGSKLVVDTKAILEQSTWEDAGFTVIRI
- a CDS encoding heparinase II/III family protein, with product MNDFYSERSQSVGERLALGVFTAGRLQREQVLGILERKVRHALLPRLPIDFDARYDAQVPNKLKLTAGPINENTRRLRDSLEPETKQRYQERLNHFENGQLSFIGHEVSLDADRTIDWDDDQLEGIPLLWWLKYQSLEPLKWFLFSPEESIDRERVVREVLDPWVRTMASTAQIGTPEYLRRDWIPHAVSLRVMTLSRYSAWLESEGMIASRQLVLEYLYKNALFLQNHIETDVGGNHLIENALALLMAGLIFQQADEWIRSGTELFERTAINQFLGDGSHFEKSPMYHIMSLRRMLTSIGLLSKYGYSIPQTIQHSAEKATEFLTYLTPPDGQIPLLNDSQFYQVLSISEILLYADKIDITADNNPDQFGASGYYWLGSGADRMLVDGGCVGPPHLPGHSHIDLLSILLWLDGNRVLTDTGVYQYADDVHRQYARSIKAHNSVQVGDCNPIKIGGQYLMGRRTAPETTMSRNESFKQFEGKYEVEGFLKPLYTHKRRIQTNGKWWLVTDEVSSHGDRPIISRLHFHPSIDLKKVDDAKFNIIYDSEYLLGYLQALHCESIVLDTSPYFPEFGTKISRKVLELRYESTPAGYVISKNEGSEVK
- a CDS encoding glycosyltransferase family 2 protein, producing MKQLDDSLQDVSTGVSQIDPAAVVRDRVEQNTTNTAIGLVARPDNTEVLAWGTLWAQNQGHAVFLTYTSACDEEVLEFADGLGATVVDPESDETDPELLRQQLVAAAHEDGYEHVFVNRDIMSSNHVGDGELRQDGHVDTGEATTPECLVAIPAYNEAGTIGDVVGDCQAVADEVLVIDDGSDDETAVRAESAGATVVEHAQNQGYGAALQTAFEEADVRKADHLVIIDADGQHDPADIPQLIEAQQESGAELAIGSRFTGDGDTDAPLYRRLGLGVVNALTNLSMGVIRPRSRVRDTQSGFRAYDRTAIESLAVSDEIGDRMSASTDILYHAQHNDFDIEEVGTTITYEVEDASSHNPLDHGLTLVKNILFTIERKRPMTVLGVPGFASALTGIGFSYWTLSNFLNSGTFPVGLALVSSVFMLGGVFACFTGIILHALNTQVVHRLEET
- a CDS encoding glycosyltransferase family 4 protein, producing the protein MSSSSLNVLVVSQKFPPEKGGNASRMGDLTSHMAEECEVTVIAPPSCYPASDFDWSWDWETTEVRNGCEIVRLWAWQLRTVDPSFVDRLLYYFTFVAHALFWLFQRRQKYDVIITTSPPIFTGMVALPFSMLGSLNWILDIRDLWIDVSSDLGFISEDGIITKSSRRYQAATLRQADLITVTTHGTTTQLRERYDFETEISVIPNGVDTSVFTPEPSSNEVELIYTGNLGYGQDLETCIRALHYTESDVRFRIVGDGDLRPELVELAEKIGVSDQVDFMGLVPREQIPQLLGTAAIGVAPLKEQDSLEYAVPTKLYEYWACELPVLALGQGTIEEIVSESGAGVVPSGSPRTVAREIDALLSNKEHRKQLAERGRTFVVANYERQALAHEFVQLAHRVNSPSGEISTAQARTEEAP
- the wecB gene encoding non-hydrolyzing UDP-N-acetylglucosamine 2-epimerase; protein product: MTEQQPHIVIVLGTRPEIIKLAPVIRACEHQKLSYSVIHTGQHYSDSLDTVFFDQLELPAPDYQLGVGSNTHGQQTAEMLAGLEEILLEETPEVVLVQGDTNSVLAGAMAASKLEMQLGHVEAGLRSFDREMPEETNRVLADHAADYLFAPTETSRDHLREEGIADDRIHVTGNTVVDAVQQNQELAATKSTILEELDIAEKNFGLVTAHRAENVDERDRFAGLLEGVQRVGEVFDLEMIYPIHPRAKERLDVFDFETPSAVRLVEPQDYLDFIRLQKSAKIVLTDSGGVQEETCILGVPCVTLRENTERPETVEFGANQLAGVDPQRILTSTREMLEKESTWDNPFGDGQAADHILEILSPVGRGIQS